The stretch of DNA ACGTGAGGTTGTTTGTGGAATTGCTTCTGAAGAGAATGAAGAATTCATCGAAATTAAAACCTGTAAAAACCAAAACAACAGTAAATATGTTGTTTTAATTGATCCCTTGGACGGTTCATCGAATATCGATGTTAATGTTTCAGTAGGAACCATTTTCTCAATTTATCGTCGTGTTTCAGAACCAGGAACACCTGTTACATTAGAAGATTTCTTACAACCAGGTAATAAACAAGTGGCTGCAGGATACGTTGTGTATGGAACCTCAACTATGCTAGTTTATACTACCGGGAATGGTGTAAATGGATTTACTTTAAATCCTGGAATCGGAACTTTTTACCTATCGCATCCTAATTTAAAAATTCCAGAATACGGAAAAATTTATTCCATCAATGAAGGGAATTATGCCAAATTTCCGTTAGGGGTTAAAAAATTCATTAAATACTGCCAAGCAGAAGAAGAAGATCGCCCTTATACTTCACGCTATATCGGATCTTTATGTTCAGACTTTCACCGCAACATGTTGAAAGGTGGAATTTACATCTATCCATCGGGAACCAATAATCCGAACGGAAAATTACGTTTATTATACGAGTGTAACCCTATGGCTTTCTTAGCTGAACAAGCAGGTGGTAAGGCAACAGATGGGCATCAACGCATCTTAGATATTATCCCTACTGAATTACACCAACGTGTTCCATTTTTCTGTGGATCAAAAAACTTAGTGGAAAAAGCAGAAGAATTTTTAGCAGATCATCCTGAATAATCTTTTATATCATACCCCAAAAAAAAGCCACTCGAATGAGTGGCTTTTTTATATGGTACAGATGCGATTAAGGAATTGTTACTCCTGGATAATATCCTGGGAATACTTTTCTTAATGTCGATCCGTATTTGCTATTAATGGCATCCACAAACATATTCGCTACTAAAGCATAACCTGTTCCTGTTAAGTGGATTCCATCCAATGAGAATGCACCACCCGAAACGAAGGTTGTTGTATATGTGTTACCGTAGTAACGAATTCCTGATTGAGATGATAATTTATTCATTTCATTGTACGTATCCACAATCGCTAAATTATACGCTCTTGCTAACTCAAAAATTGCAGCATTATATTTTGACACTGCAGCTTCTGCTTTAGCGGTCTCAGCTTGCGTTAATACCCATTTATCTTCTAAAGGATAACTTACACCAGCAACTGATAATTTACCAGCTTGTTCTTGAGGTAATCCCATTTGCATTAACGCCTGAACACGCTCCATATCTACTGTTCCAATGTAGTTAGATGATGGTAAAACCAATAAGTCTTTCGCTGTAGCTTGACGTGCTTGCCCGTACGTCATACCAAATAAAGTCGCCTGAGCAGCTCCAACAACTGGTGTTAATGCCGCTGTAATTTGCGCTTGTAAATTTGGTAAGTCTTTATCTTTGATCACTACTGGACTAGCAGCAGTTGTTGAGAA from Faecalibacter sp. LW9 encodes:
- the fbp gene encoding class 1 fructose-bisphosphatase is translated as MAQNSHQTLGEFIIDNQEDFIYSTGELSRLLSSIKLATKIVNYKVNKAGLVNILGEFGNENVQGEKQQKLDVFANETFIETLSQREVVCGIASEENEEFIEIKTCKNQNNSKYVVLIDPLDGSSNIDVNVSVGTIFSIYRRVSEPGTPVTLEDFLQPGNKQVAAGYVVYGTSTMLVYTTGNGVNGFTLNPGIGTFYLSHPNLKIPEYGKIYSINEGNYAKFPLGVKKFIKYCQAEEEDRPYTSRYIGSLCSDFHRNMLKGGIYIYPSGTNNPNGKLRLLYECNPMAFLAEQAGGKATDGHQRILDIIPTELHQRVPFFCGSKNLVEKAEEFLADHPE